From one Brevibacterium sp. 'Marine' genomic stretch:
- a CDS encoding ATP-dependent Clp protease proteolytic subunit, giving the protein MSQYTIPNVVDRTGGSEKIVDVYSHLLGNRIVYLGVPIDDGVANTIIAQLLHLDSSSRDLPISMYINSPGGSLTAMTAIFDAMHHIGAPVATTCVGQAVADAAVLLAAGEPGRRAMLAHARAVLRQPHAEGARGTIPDLIVAADEIVRQRREVEEMLADSTGRTPEQIHRDFDRDLVLDARAARDFGLVDVIL; this is encoded by the coding sequence ATGAGCCAGTACACGATCCCCAACGTCGTCGACCGGACCGGTGGCAGCGAGAAGATCGTCGACGTCTACTCGCACCTGCTCGGCAACCGCATCGTCTACCTCGGCGTGCCCATCGACGACGGAGTGGCGAACACGATCATCGCGCAGCTGCTCCACCTCGATTCGAGCAGCCGGGACCTGCCGATCAGCATGTACATCAACTCCCCAGGCGGCTCCCTGACCGCGATGACCGCGATCTTCGACGCAATGCACCACATCGGTGCGCCCGTGGCCACCACCTGCGTCGGGCAGGCGGTCGCCGATGCGGCCGTGCTCCTGGCCGCCGGAGAACCGGGCCGGCGGGCCATGCTCGCACACGCCCGCGCCGTGCTGCGGCAGCCGCATGCCGAAGGTGCACGCGGCACGATCCCCGACCTCATCGTCGCCGCAGACGAGATCGTCCGGCAGCGCCGAGAGGTCGAAGAGATGCTCGCCGACAGCACGGGACGGACCCCGGAGCAGATCCACCGTGACTTCGATCGCGATCTCGTTCTCGACGCAAGAGCGGCGCGGGACTTCGGACTCGTCGACGTCATCCTCTGA
- a CDS encoding ATP-dependent Clp protease proteolytic subunit, whose protein sequence is MHTRTATSPSVFAEANESPTTTAIPESQRMLYAYRSVVFNGELRDENGMEIISRLVLLSAEDPRSDIHLWINSPGGSVPMMHAISDTIAALPNDVVTIAFGWAASAGQFVLMMGTPGRRLALPHARILLHQGSSGIGGAAADIELQGDDLRSVRDTVLHRIAEATGQTYERIFEDSLRDRWFTAEEAIEYGLIDRIIDSPADLHVQIGGGR, encoded by the coding sequence ATGCACACACGAACCGCAACCAGCCCATCGGTGTTCGCCGAGGCCAACGAGTCTCCGACGACGACCGCGATCCCCGAATCCCAGCGCATGCTCTACGCCTACCGATCCGTCGTCTTCAACGGCGAGCTGCGGGACGAGAACGGAATGGAGATCATCTCCCGACTCGTCCTCCTCTCCGCCGAGGATCCGCGCTCCGATATCCACCTGTGGATCAACTCTCCCGGCGGGTCAGTGCCGATGATGCACGCGATCTCCGACACCATCGCCGCCCTGCCCAACGACGTGGTCACGATCGCCTTCGGGTGGGCCGCCTCGGCGGGACAGTTCGTGCTCATGATGGGCACGCCGGGAAGAAGACTCGCTCTGCCCCACGCCCGCATCCTCCTCCACCAGGGCTCGAGCGGGATCGGCGGAGCCGCCGCCGACATCGAACTCCAGGGCGACGACCTCCGTTCGGTCAGGGACACCGTCCTGCACCGGATCGCCGAGGCGACCGGGCAGACCTACGAACGCATCTTCGAAGACTCCCTGCGAGACCGGTGGTTCACCGCCGAGGAGGCGATCGAGTACGGACTCATCGACCGCATCATCGACTCCCCGGCCGACCTGCACGTCCAGATCGGAGGAGGGCGATGA
- a CDS encoding ATP-dependent Clp protease ATP-binding subunit translates to MATFFGPAGSGGDSFDEFLARFLQGQTGARRGRSVDINRLLSKRSHEVIEAAAEFAGRHGQSEVDALHILRTMVDSEPGISAVRQAGADPEAIAASVEERLPAATDTEADSTPTLTGSAQRALLDAYQVARAFGSTYIDPEHMFFAFVLNQEMPAGRILAQAGVTQAALQAGAEAAEAAGMHPGQEAEGEDGQESVLEKFGTDLTELAAEGRLDPVIGRAEEIEQTIEILARRTKNNPVLLGEAGVGKTAVAEGLAQAIHSGQVPKQLQGKRIIALDMPGMLAGTRYRGDFEERLTGALNEIADDGDMIVFVDELHTLVGAGGNGEANSMDAGNILKPRLARGDLHMIGATTLKEYRTIEKDSALERRFQPVTVGEPSVEDAVTIIDGLKDRYAEFHEVTYTPEAVRAAVELSNRYITDRFLPDKAIDLIDQAGARMSLGRGPAVDIDALKLKLSELEAEKKSAIEVEDYERAGRVRDEINEVAARIESAENPDAEAVKTAAAEAIIGEQEIAHVVSRATGIPAERMTQSQKARLANMEEVLHDRVVGQDEAVTAVSRAIRRSQTGMADPNRPIGSFLFLGPTGVGKTELAKALAQTLFDDESAMIRFDMSEFGERHTVSRLVGAPPGYVGYDEAGQLTEKVRRRPYSVILLDEVEKAHPDAFNLLLQVLDDGRLTDGQGRTVDFRNTVIIMTSNLGSEFMSGTPLGFASGAAEDAERDLKAKVMGRLKEFMRPEFINRIDDTVMFARLDREQLRSIVDQQLAASKQRLEAQGIALDVSAEALDWLADEGYEPEFGARPLRRVIQRELDDRIADLLVTEAVDEGGTVRATVEGGDLRVVAGARPEPIMA, encoded by the coding sequence TTGGCCACATTCTTCGGACCCGCAGGCTCGGGCGGAGACTCGTTCGACGAGTTCCTCGCTCGTTTCCTCCAGGGACAGACCGGAGCCCGCCGAGGCCGTTCCGTCGACATCAACCGACTGCTGAGCAAGCGCAGCCATGAGGTCATCGAAGCGGCCGCGGAGTTCGCAGGCCGCCACGGCCAGTCCGAGGTCGACGCACTCCATATCCTGCGCACCATGGTCGACTCCGAACCCGGAATCTCCGCCGTGCGCCAGGCAGGCGCCGACCCCGAGGCCATCGCCGCCAGCGTCGAAGAGCGGCTTCCGGCTGCAACCGACACCGAGGCGGATTCCACTCCCACACTGACCGGCTCCGCCCAGCGCGCCCTGCTCGATGCCTACCAGGTGGCGCGAGCGTTCGGATCGACCTACATCGATCCGGAGCACATGTTCTTCGCCTTCGTGCTCAATCAGGAGATGCCCGCCGGTCGGATCCTCGCCCAGGCGGGAGTCACCCAGGCCGCACTGCAGGCCGGCGCCGAGGCGGCCGAAGCCGCAGGCATGCACCCCGGCCAGGAAGCCGAGGGTGAGGACGGTCAGGAATCCGTGCTGGAGAAGTTCGGCACCGACCTCACCGAACTCGCAGCCGAGGGCAGACTCGATCCCGTCATCGGCCGTGCGGAGGAGATCGAACAGACGATCGAGATCCTCGCCCGCCGGACGAAGAACAACCCGGTCCTCCTCGGCGAGGCAGGCGTCGGCAAGACCGCGGTCGCCGAAGGCCTCGCCCAGGCCATCCACTCCGGTCAGGTGCCCAAGCAGCTGCAGGGCAAGCGCATCATCGCGCTCGATATGCCCGGAATGCTCGCCGGCACCCGCTACCGGGGTGACTTCGAAGAGCGCCTGACCGGAGCGCTGAACGAGATCGCCGATGACGGAGACATGATCGTCTTCGTCGACGAACTCCACACCCTCGTCGGTGCCGGCGGCAACGGCGAAGCGAACTCGATGGACGCCGGCAACATCCTCAAACCGCGGCTGGCTCGCGGCGACCTGCACATGATCGGCGCAACCACGCTCAAGGAGTACCGCACCATCGAGAAGGACTCCGCTCTGGAACGCCGCTTCCAGCCGGTGACCGTGGGTGAGCCGAGCGTCGAGGACGCGGTGACGATCATCGACGGACTCAAAGACCGCTACGCGGAGTTCCACGAGGTCACCTACACCCCCGAGGCGGTCCGCGCAGCCGTGGAGCTGTCGAACCGCTACATCACCGACCGGTTCCTGCCGGACAAGGCCATCGACCTCATCGACCAGGCCGGCGCCCGGATGTCGCTGGGGCGCGGACCCGCGGTCGACATCGACGCGCTCAAGCTCAAGCTCTCCGAGCTCGAAGCGGAGAAGAAGTCCGCCATCGAGGTCGAGGACTACGAACGCGCAGGCCGCGTCCGCGATGAGATCAACGAGGTGGCCGCCCGGATCGAATCAGCCGAGAACCCGGACGCGGAGGCCGTGAAGACCGCTGCCGCAGAGGCGATCATCGGCGAGCAGGAGATCGCGCATGTGGTCTCCCGCGCCACCGGAATCCCGGCGGAGCGGATGACGCAGAGCCAGAAGGCGCGTCTGGCGAACATGGAGGAGGTCCTCCACGACCGGGTGGTCGGACAGGACGAGGCCGTGACCGCCGTCTCCCGCGCCATCCGCCGCAGCCAGACCGGTATGGCCGATCCGAACCGACCCATCGGCAGCTTCCTCTTCCTCGGCCCCACCGGCGTCGGAAAGACGGAGCTGGCGAAGGCACTGGCACAGACCCTGTTCGACGACGAGTCGGCCATGATCCGCTTCGACATGAGCGAGTTCGGCGAACGCCACACGGTGTCCCGGCTCGTCGGTGCCCCTCCCGGCTACGTCGGCTACGACGAAGCCGGTCAGCTGACGGAGAAGGTCCGCCGTCGCCCGTATTCGGTCATCCTCCTCGACGAGGTCGAGAAGGCCCACCCGGATGCGTTCAACCTGCTGCTGCAGGTCCTCGACGACGGACGTCTCACCGACGGTCAGGGCCGGACGGTCGACTTCCGCAACACCGTGATCATCATGACTTCGAACCTCGGGTCCGAGTTCATGTCCGGCACTCCGCTGGGCTTCGCCTCCGGTGCTGCGGAGGATGCAGAGAGAGACCTCAAGGCCAAGGTCATGGGGCGGCTCAAGGAATTCATGCGGCCGGAGTTCATCAACCGCATCGACGACACCGTGATGTTCGCCCGCCTCGATCGCGAGCAGCTGCGCTCCATCGTCGATCAGCAGCTGGCCGCGTCGAAGCAGCGTCTCGAGGCTCAGGGCATCGCCCTCGACGTCTCGGCAGAGGCTCTCGACTGGCTCGCCGATGAGGGCTACGAGCCCGAGTTCGGTGCCCGTCCGCTGCGCCGCGTGATCCAGCGCGAACTCGACGACCGCATCGCCGACCTCCTCGTCACCGAGGCGGTCGACGAGGGCGGCACCGTGCGTGCCACCGTCGAAGGCGGCGACCTCAGGGTCGTGGCCGGTGCTCGCCCGGAGCCGATCATGGCCTGA
- a CDS encoding sensor histidine kinase, whose protein sequence is MRPDRRDRRARAAGSSPRTRRRIVLLTVAAVVLQLPFAIVLAFHTETSAAAMIVRIGTAVVSPAVFLFAARWPGPRVAALAGLVVLDILVWAAATPDSGPGDVGMRPDAWGDHGPWSPAGPGATPFYAAFLFAVVAAMVRGRGLWAIASAVGVWLGSLLLGPLLGIEWSVGRVVSATIGLAIAVGIGAFVRRRSELRRQEAAQQSAHRAEVVQAERLRIARDLHDVLGHALSQINVQAGVGEHLIDRDPEQARSALAAIRELSRTGLNEVRTVLHTMRSDTGAAEASGPAPLAPVLGLDAVPALVSRLVGSTDISVDDRRATDSDGAREQPGQSTDAAAYRIIQEALTNVLRHARADSARVVIERNSDRLHVRISDDGSGMSGEVEGTGIMGMRERAKLLTGSLTLTSEGQRGTTVDVDLPWNADPAEFPDEEAQR, encoded by the coding sequence ATGAGACCGGACCGTCGAGATCGTCGCGCCCGCGCGGCAGGATCTTCGCCGCGCACACGCAGACGAATCGTCCTGCTCACCGTCGCCGCGGTGGTGCTGCAGCTGCCCTTCGCGATCGTCCTCGCCTTCCACACCGAGACGTCTGCGGCCGCGATGATCGTGCGCATCGGCACTGCGGTCGTCTCCCCGGCGGTCTTCCTCTTCGCTGCGAGGTGGCCCGGACCGCGCGTGGCCGCACTGGCAGGACTCGTCGTCCTCGACATCCTGGTGTGGGCGGCAGCGACGCCCGATTCGGGCCCCGGCGACGTCGGCATGCGACCGGACGCGTGGGGCGACCACGGACCGTGGTCACCGGCCGGACCAGGAGCGACGCCGTTCTACGCCGCCTTCCTCTTCGCCGTCGTCGCAGCGATGGTTCGCGGACGTGGACTCTGGGCGATCGCCTCGGCGGTGGGAGTCTGGTTGGGAAGCCTGCTGCTCGGTCCCCTGCTGGGAATCGAGTGGTCAGTGGGGCGAGTGGTTTCGGCGACGATCGGACTGGCCATCGCCGTGGGCATCGGTGCTTTCGTCCGCCGCCGCAGCGAACTGCGTCGCCAGGAGGCCGCCCAGCAGAGCGCCCACCGCGCCGAGGTGGTCCAGGCCGAACGGCTGCGCATCGCCCGGGATCTCCACGACGTCCTCGGCCATGCACTGTCCCAGATCAACGTCCAAGCCGGAGTCGGCGAACACCTCATCGACCGCGATCCCGAACAGGCGCGTTCGGCACTTGCGGCCATCAGAGAACTCAGCCGCACCGGACTCAACGAAGTGCGCACCGTGCTGCACACGATGCGCTCCGACACCGGTGCTGCGGAAGCCTCAGGACCGGCACCCTTGGCACCGGTGCTCGGCCTCGACGCTGTTCCGGCACTGGTCTCCCGCCTCGTCGGCTCCACGGACATCAGCGTGGACGATCGGCGAGCCACAGACTCCGACGGAGCGCGGGAGCAGCCCGGTCAATCGACGGACGCAGCCGCCTATCGGATCATTCAGGAAGCACTGACCAATGTGCTCAGACATGCTCGCGCTGACAGCGCACGTGTCGTGATCGAGCGGAATTCGGACCGGCTGCACGTGCGCATCAGCGATGACGGATCGGGAATGTCCGGAGAAGTCGAAGGGACGGGAATCATGGGCATGCGCGAGAGGGCGAAACTGCTGACAGGGTCACTCACCCTGACATCGGAGGGCCAGCGGGGAACCACCGTCGACGTCGACCTTCCCTGGAACGCCGACCCTGCAGAATTTCCCGACGAGGAGGCACAGCGATGA
- a CDS encoding response regulator transcription factor codes for MTPIRVAIADDHQLVRAGFASLLDSEDDIEVTIHASGGRALLEALRTAPVDVVLMDIRMPDGDGLWATEEIAADPRLDAVRVVLVTTFGLDEYIVRAVRAGASGFLLKDTDPTDLIRAVRVVAAGEALLSPEVTKYLLSRMSLGLKAEPDAGLDVLTDREREVLALVGRGQSNDEIADSLVLSPLTAKTHVSRIMTKVGARDRVHLVVLAYESGLVSPGWLNEH; via the coding sequence ATGACACCGATCCGAGTCGCCATTGCCGATGACCATCAGCTCGTGCGCGCCGGCTTCGCCTCACTGCTCGATTCCGAGGACGATATCGAGGTCACGATCCACGCCTCCGGCGGGCGGGCCCTGCTCGAAGCGCTGCGCACGGCACCTGTCGACGTCGTTCTCATGGACATCCGCATGCCCGACGGAGACGGCCTGTGGGCGACGGAGGAGATCGCCGCCGATCCGCGGCTCGATGCCGTGCGCGTGGTGCTCGTGACGACCTTCGGGCTCGACGAATACATCGTCCGCGCCGTGCGGGCCGGGGCCAGCGGATTCCTCCTCAAGGACACCGACCCGACCGACCTCATCCGCGCCGTGCGCGTCGTGGCCGCCGGTGAGGCTCTGCTTTCACCCGAAGTCACGAAGTACCTGCTCTCGCGCATGTCCTTGGGCCTGAAGGCAGAGCCGGATGCGGGACTCGACGTGCTGACCGACCGCGAACGCGAAGTCCTCGCGCTCGTCGGCCGCGGTCAGTCGAACGATGAGATCGCCGACTCGCTCGTGCTCTCCCCGCTGACCGCGAAGACGCATGTCTCACGCATCATGACGAAGGTCGGGGCCAGGGACCGTGTTCATCTCGTCGTCCTCGCCTACGAATCGGGGCTGGTCTCGCCCGGCTGGCTGAACGAGCACTGA
- a CDS encoding endonuclease, with protein sequence MSTQRDRAGRLIDVHGRTFAAEAGITLRDKPAPLWQLLVLSLLLSTRISSDIALASARELFSAKWRTPQRLRASSWQQRVDALGRGGYRRYDESTATRLAEAADLLIGRWDGDLRKLRDEAEGQPRRISGLLQEFTGIGPTGASIFLREAQQVWPSVRPAFDTLVRKGAKTAGLPEQDEKLAALVDDDDLAGLAAALVRLARDPDLSADAED encoded by the coding sequence ATGAGCACACAGCGAGATCGGGCCGGTCGCCTCATCGATGTGCACGGTCGCACATTCGCCGCGGAGGCCGGGATCACACTCCGGGACAAGCCGGCCCCGCTGTGGCAGCTGCTCGTCCTCAGCCTGCTCCTGTCCACGCGCATCAGCTCCGACATCGCCCTCGCGAGCGCGCGCGAGCTGTTCTCGGCGAAGTGGAGAACGCCGCAGCGTCTGCGCGCGAGCTCGTGGCAGCAGCGCGTCGATGCGCTCGGACGCGGCGGGTATCGCCGCTACGATGAGAGCACCGCCACCCGTCTGGCCGAGGCCGCCGATCTGCTCATCGGCCGATGGGACGGGGACCTGCGGAAGCTGCGCGATGAGGCCGAGGGGCAGCCTCGTCGGATTTCGGGGCTCCTGCAGGAATTCACCGGGATCGGTCCGACCGGGGCATCCATCTTCCTCCGAGAGGCCCAGCAGGTCTGGCCCTCGGTGAGGCCTGCATTCGACACTCTCGTTCGCAAGGGCGCGAAGACGGCCGGGCTGCCGGAGCAGGACGAGAAGCTGGCCGCATTGGTCGATGACGATGACCTCGCAGGACTCGCGGCCGCGCTCGTGCGTCTCGCCCGAGATCCGGACCTCTCCGCCGACGCAGAGGACTGA
- a CDS encoding helix-turn-helix transcriptional regulator, translated as MTDMLPHSSTPPLLWREALGRALRLRRTDLGLTLAQVSHRSGVSTQFLSEIERGLKDPSSEVIEAVAEVLGLQLPQILVLAALGLTSGVPATALLSATGMTQAAPAPPAAGQVRLALAA; from the coding sequence ATGACCGACATGCTCCCGCACAGCTCGACCCCGCCGCTGCTGTGGCGTGAGGCGCTCGGCCGCGCTCTCCGCCTGCGCCGCACCGATCTGGGTCTCACCCTGGCTCAGGTCTCCCACCGGTCCGGGGTCTCGACCCAGTTCCTCTCCGAGATCGAACGCGGGCTCAAGGACCCGTCGTCCGAGGTCATCGAGGCCGTGGCCGAGGTACTCGGGCTCCAGCTGCCGCAGATCCTCGTGCTCGCGGCCCTCGGCCTGACCTCTGGTGTTCCTGCAACCGCGCTGCTGTCGGCGACCGGGATGACGCAAGCCGCACCTGCTCCGCCGGCAGCGGGTCAGGTGCGGCTCGCTCTGGCGGCTTAG
- a CDS encoding iron-siderophore ABC transporter substrate-binding protein produces MSVPHSRRAVIAGALVALSLTATACGQGSQAAEGSGSANFETVTIKHALGEAVIESEPERVVTLGQGSTETAIALGKTPVGMEEYAWGSDDTGYMPWIYEAVKDKGEKLPEQFQGDTELDVEAIAELEPDVILAPWSGITADQYEQLDAIAPTVAYPKQPWTIKWDEQITTIGKALGQEEESVGLVDDIKTQLKEAKREEYKDLTFSFIYNSGPGTLGVFYPNEQRVAMVSALGLTPDPIIDELKEDYDEPGTDSALIGLENADKLNDSDLIFTFYSDEKNRKEIESQGLYANIPAIKAGAVVAPDDQPFVTGSSIINPLTVPWTLERYVPMIDKAVEKLDK; encoded by the coding sequence ATGTCAGTTCCTCACAGCCGCCGGGCCGTCATCGCCGGAGCGCTCGTCGCACTCTCGCTCACCGCCACCGCCTGCGGGCAGGGATCGCAGGCCGCGGAGGGGTCCGGGTCAGCGAATTTCGAGACCGTGACGATCAAGCACGCACTCGGCGAAGCGGTCATCGAGTCCGAGCCCGAGCGCGTCGTCACCCTCGGTCAGGGATCGACGGAGACCGCGATCGCGTTGGGCAAGACTCCGGTCGGTATGGAGGAATACGCCTGGGGATCCGATGACACCGGCTATATGCCGTGGATCTACGAGGCCGTGAAGGACAAGGGCGAGAAGCTGCCCGAACAGTTCCAGGGCGATACGGAACTCGACGTCGAGGCCATTGCCGAGCTCGAACCCGATGTCATCCTCGCTCCCTGGTCGGGAATCACGGCCGACCAGTATGAGCAGCTCGATGCCATCGCCCCGACCGTGGCGTACCCGAAGCAGCCGTGGACGATCAAGTGGGATGAGCAGATCACCACGATCGGCAAGGCGCTCGGTCAGGAAGAGGAATCCGTTGGTCTCGTCGACGACATCAAGACGCAGCTGAAAGAGGCGAAGCGGGAGGAATACAAGGACCTCACATTCTCCTTCATCTACAACTCGGGTCCCGGCACCCTCGGCGTCTTCTACCCCAACGAGCAGCGGGTGGCGATGGTCTCGGCGCTCGGGCTGACCCCGGATCCGATCATCGACGAGCTGAAGGAGGACTACGACGAGCCCGGAACGGATTCAGCGCTCATCGGTCTGGAGAACGCGGACAAGCTCAACGATTCGGACCTCATCTTCACCTTCTACTCCGATGAGAAGAACAGGAAAGAGATCGAATCGCAGGGACTGTATGCGAACATTCCGGCGATCAAAGCCGGGGCCGTCGTGGCTCCGGATGACCAGCCCTTCGTCACCGGCTCCTCGATCATCAACCCGCTCACCGTCCCCTGGACGCTCGAGCGCTATGTGCCGATGATCGACAAAGCTGTCGAGAAGCTCGACAAGTAG
- a CDS encoding YidC/Oxa1 family membrane protein insertase, giving the protein MNIYEFLPIRLLVEAAYTVVTGISDILEPLAGGFSAALAVIVLTVLVRAVLIPVGVSQVRAGITRKRLAPKIRELQTKHKKQPELMQQKLMELYKEENASPFAGCLPVLAQTPVLMAVYGLFINATIGGHANELLDHTLFGLPLNTSFVRLLGAGDLTGTAITVYLILVVLITIVAGFSRQLLTPAAPETPAVPAGNPGKNGSDAPTMPDLSGVMKTLSFMPFLTAIFALFVPLAAALYLATTTTWTLGERLVLNKLLGANDPQPEQSSATRG; this is encoded by the coding sequence GTGAACATCTACGAATTCCTGCCCATCCGCCTGCTCGTCGAGGCCGCCTACACAGTGGTCACGGGGATCAGCGACATTCTCGAACCGCTCGCCGGCGGCTTCAGCGCCGCTCTGGCCGTCATCGTACTCACCGTGCTGGTCCGCGCCGTGCTCATCCCCGTCGGGGTGTCCCAGGTCAGGGCCGGCATCACTCGAAAACGGCTGGCCCCGAAGATCAGAGAGCTGCAGACGAAGCACAAGAAGCAGCCCGAACTCATGCAGCAGAAGCTCATGGAGCTGTACAAAGAGGAGAATGCCTCCCCCTTCGCCGGATGCCTGCCGGTGCTGGCACAGACCCCAGTGCTCATGGCCGTCTATGGCCTCTTCATCAATGCGACGATCGGCGGGCATGCCAATGAGCTGCTCGATCACACGCTCTTCGGTCTGCCCCTGAACACGAGCTTCGTCAGACTGCTCGGCGCCGGGGATCTCACCGGCACGGCCATCACGGTCTACCTCATCCTCGTCGTGCTCATCACCATCGTCGCCGGCTTCTCCCGCCAACTGCTCACTCCGGCTGCGCCCGAGACCCCGGCCGTTCCCGCGGGGAATCCGGGGAAGAACGGGTCGGATGCTCCGACGATGCCGGATCTGTCCGGGGTGATGAAGACCCTGAGCTTCATGCCCTTCCTCACCGCGATCTTCGCGCTCTTCGTCCCCTTGGCCGCCGCACTCTACCTGGCGACGACGACCACGTGGACGCTCGGCGAACGGCTCGTCCTCAACAAGCTCCTCGGGGCGAACGACCCCCAACCCGAACAGTCCTCTGCCACCCGCGGCTGA
- a CDS encoding Ig-like domain-containing protein, with translation MSTKIHGAVAALSALALLTACTPSSDDPDATRDGANKTAEAAADPVFRVGSITAEAAESATESTSTSQPSDDATSTAEPSPATDAATAMPGAGDFGEVTESGDEIDLEAGQRIGISVENADLSDISVTEEAHPRIAHDPGTFFDASGTALESEEDAQAGSSTPSSTESGSSDDESTEKSKGSDSESKDDAEAVSAPDDSAAWISTYGLVADSEYTVKVTATAADGDEVDLDATITVGASDGAPMSVRTTLADDQTVGVAAPIMLNFGSTVSEEFRDDVERRLSVKVTDEDGEEREVEGSWGWLYDDPQSRLHFRPKEFWPAHSKVSVDVPLKDVPTGENSVGQNDLTLDFEIGRKQVVKADVKTHRMTVTRDGKTVMDFPASLGAPKSPSYNGTHVVMSKAADYTMTSEQWDYETDVQWAVRIHNNGEFIHAAPWSAGVQGSQNVSHGCVNLTTARAKEYYDSAIFGDPVEITGSQVSLSTNDSDISDWVYSWDEWKKLSALD, from the coding sequence TTGTCCACGAAGATCCACGGGGCCGTTGCCGCCCTGTCGGCACTGGCCCTGCTCACGGCGTGCACGCCGTCGAGCGATGATCCCGATGCCACCCGTGATGGCGCGAACAAGACCGCCGAGGCGGCCGCGGATCCCGTATTCCGCGTCGGATCCATCACCGCCGAAGCAGCAGAATCCGCGACCGAATCGACGTCGACGTCCCAGCCCAGCGACGATGCGACCTCCACCGCGGAACCGAGTCCGGCCACCGATGCTGCGACCGCGATGCCCGGCGCCGGAGACTTCGGGGAAGTGACCGAATCCGGCGACGAGATCGATCTGGAAGCCGGCCAGAGGATCGGCATCTCCGTCGAGAACGCCGACCTCAGTGACATCTCCGTCACCGAGGAGGCCCACCCCCGAATCGCGCACGATCCCGGCACATTCTTCGATGCTTCCGGTACCGCGCTCGAGTCAGAGGAGGACGCCCAAGCCGGTTCGTCGACACCGAGCTCCACCGAATCCGGATCCAGCGACGACGAGTCCACGGAAAAGTCGAAGGGCAGCGATTCAGAGAGCAAGGACGATGCCGAAGCGGTCTCCGCCCCGGATGACTCCGCCGCCTGGATCTCGACCTACGGCCTCGTCGCCGACAGCGAATACACCGTGAAGGTCACCGCCACTGCTGCTGACGGAGACGAAGTCGACCTCGACGCAACGATCACTGTCGGCGCCAGCGACGGGGCACCGATGTCGGTGCGCACGACACTCGCCGATGACCAGACGGTCGGCGTCGCGGCCCCCATCATGCTCAACTTCGGTTCCACCGTGTCCGAGGAATTCCGTGACGATGTGGAACGTCGACTCTCGGTCAAGGTCACCGACGAAGACGGCGAGGAGCGTGAGGTCGAAGGCTCGTGGGGTTGGCTCTATGACGATCCGCAGTCCCGCCTGCACTTCCGTCCGAAGGAGTTCTGGCCCGCTCATTCCAAGGTCTCCGTCGACGTTCCGCTCAAGGACGTGCCGACGGGTGAGAACAGCGTGGGACAGAACGATCTCACCCTCGATTTCGAGATCGGACGCAAACAGGTCGTCAAGGCCGACGTGAAGACCCACCGGATGACCGTCACCCGTGACGGCAAGACGGTCATGGACTTCCCGGCCTCCCTCGGCGCACCGAAGTCACCCTCGTACAACGGCACGCACGTGGTGATGTCGAAGGCCGCCGACTATACGATGACCTCCGAGCAGTGGGACTACGAGACCGATGTCCAGTGGGCTGTGCGCATCCACAACAACGGCGAATTCATTCACGCTGCTCCCTGGTCGGCAGGCGTGCAGGGTTCTCAGAACGTCTCGCACGGCTGCGTCAACCTCACCACCGCACGGGCGAAGGAATACTATGACTCCGCGATCTTCGGTGATCCCGTCGAGATCACCGGTTCGCAGGTGAGCCTGTCGACCAATGACAGCGACATCTCGGACTGGGTCTATTCCTGGGATGAATGGAAGAAGCTGAGCGCCCTCGATTGA